A segment of the Arachis hypogaea cultivar Tifrunner chromosome 5, arahy.Tifrunner.gnm2.J5K5, whole genome shotgun sequence genome:
TATGATTATCAAGATCCAACAACAATGACATCATTGAACAGCACAACAAAACCTGGATGGGAAGgttccaaaaaataaataaatccccTAACTAAATCCTAGCCCTCCAATAACCTCATCAAATTCAATCACAAAACGCCACGTGGCACCGGAACAAATAACGTTAAAAATCCCCACCCTTGGATCAACCAAGAAGAAGGACATGTAGGCCCCACGTGTCTCCCATCGGTTGATACTCAAAAACATTTTCCGTCAAACATAACGGCGTAAGACTAACGCCGTGAAGCCTTACCCAGTAGATGTATAAATACGACAACCTCAAACGCTGTCTCCCTCCTTCTCTAGTCTTCCCCCCTTCAACCTCGTCTCAATCTGTAACCGTAATTCTCTCCAATTTCTCGCGCTTCAAACAAAATCTTCAAAATATCGCCACCGTTCACTATCATTCATTATTTTCATATTCTCATCCACGCGCGCGTACGATCCTCTGTTTCCAAAAACAGAGAAACTCTGCACCTCGCAGCTCatcgattcttcttcttcttcttctgaatgCGATTCACCTTCCTTCAACTCCAATCTGAACCTCACACAAGGTAGTATTAATAGTAGTAGTAATGGTAGCAAAACCATTCTTCTTTatccacttttttttttgtcttttttctttcattctctctGCTTTCAACTTTTGTTTGTAgcgtcatttattttatttgcatatttgttaGCTCGATAAGACGATAACTAAGCTTCAGATCCCAACATTAGAGTCTCATTTTATTGTGGTTATGAAGAGTTTAGCGTTTTTGCATTTGCATTATTTTCAGAGGGACAAAGGAGAAGGTGGTGGCAGAGGAAGCTGAAACGATTGTTTGGTAAGTCGTTTTCGAATAACCACTTTTTTTTCAgcagagaaaaaaaaaggcaaacaACATTATTGAATGTGCAGAGAAGAGTAAgaagaattcttcttcttctcattgttgttgttgttcttttattTGATCCTCCGCCCCCACACTTTTTCTGTTGTGTTTATATAATAATTCCTCTGCATGTGTCTGTTTGCCCCCCTTCCCCCCCTCTTCTTCTCACACACATTCAACTCGATTTGTCATTTTCAATATCTCaaccatatattaattaattaccaACAAACACACTCAGTGAAATTTCCAAACAAAAATAGCCTCTACCTTGGTATCTCTATTTTACTActtctatatatattaattaatatgtcAATGTTTGTTTTAGAATTAAATgtatttattcatttatatatAGTAATAGTACATGGTTTTTGTTGTTTTGTGTGAGAGTAAGGTGAGTGAGAAAGAATGTGTAGTGTAGCTGCTTTTTGGTGATGGTGTTGGAGAatggggattgattgtgatttACACAAaagataaagagagagagagagagagagagagagagagagaatcagacTGAGTAGACGGGTGGGTGGAGGAGCAACAATCACCCCATTATGTGTcagaaaattaaaactaattaaattttgttcttcaattcaaaccacttttgccttgtttatttattattatagcaTCATTTGCTTTGCTTCATTGTTGTTTCTTGTTCAATTCTTTGTCTAACAAGGGGAAGAAGCTAAGGTCCCTTTGGCCTTTGCTTTTTGCTTCCCcacattttgttctttttttaatctctttatcttttctttctctccttttAATTAAACTCTTGgccctttcttctcttctttaatTCATTCATTTCATTCTCCTTCTCTTTGCTTCTTTTTGGATTCTGTGATCTCCTAAGCTCTGATCCCGAGCCTAAACATTCAAGAttgcttttcctttttggttTTCTACCTCAGGACCATCTTGTTTTGCCTCATTCGGCACCtcatttattcattcattcattcattcatttttatattatttattacatTATTCCCCTTCCTTCAGTTCCATTCCAACTTAGTTACATACTTTGCTCCTCTCATTCTCTTGTCACTGTTTTATTCAACAAACAAAAAAAGTGATTGTTTATTTTCCTCCCCTTACCTATTCTCAACCTTTTTCTCCCTTgaaatcaattatttatatataatgaccaataacaacaacaacaataatatcgacaagaataataaataaacactTTACTAAATTAGTACAAATGTACAAtgcattgttgttattattgtccTAGTCCATTGAAAAACCAATGACAGTTGAtatatagcttttttgttttaccTAAATTTCTTTCCAACACCGGaactttaaatatttcttttgAATATCTAATTCAATGTGATGAccattaaatgaatttgtttgttTTGGTGCAGGTATAATTAGGGGGaaagaaaaaagtatataaatatatatatatatagagagagagaaaaagagtgaAAATGTTTACATGCATAGCTTGTACAAAGCAAACGGCGgaagagagggaagaagaaagccGTGAAGGTGGCACGCCCAGTACAAAAGAAGCCGTCAAAAGCCTGACCACGCAGGTTCCACCCTCCTCACTTTCTTCTCTTACCACCATTATTAATAACCACCATTAATAATACTCGAATCAATTATGTTACATGTACATTAAAAATCAGTTATTTACGTGTAGATCAAAAATCagttatttgaaatttatttgatATATACATCTTGAAAAATAATCCATGTAGAAGTgatattattttaacttttttaaaataaaataataaataaatttttaaaaatttgtattttaaatagattaatctctaaaaaaatattaaaatcgtagataaattagtttaaattaatatattttactcTAATCATAACATTTATCGTATTGAatgattttattagtattttttttaaaactaatatattcaaagtataaattttttaaggATTTATAAATGTGATTGTAGTGtagcatttttttaaataataaataaatttttaaaaatttgtatttttaaatagattaatttctaaaaaaatatataggcgtaggtaaattaatttaaattaatatattttattctaataacAACATTTActatatattagtattttttaaaaaaaaactaatatatttaaagtataatttttttaaggatttataaatgttattgtagtgtagcattttttttttttgtgctaccTACAAGTTTTGCTTTTGCAGCTTCTTTTTTTTCCATGTTGGTGAAAACTAACAAAATGAATAGCTATTAGGTtggtggggggaccacattttGATTCTCTCTCTAACCTCCACGCATACCTATAAGCCCCCCCTACCTATGTGTTTACACAACTCCACACTCACAcatctttctctattttttatgCATATTAATATTCATCAGATGTTTTGTGATCTTGTCATGTCATAgcacaaaaacaaaattattcataCAATCCAATTTTGTATACTATATTATAGGCATTTAGCCAAATTTGGTATACTTGTAGGTAAATTTGTCCTCTTCTTACTTGGTTTCATACTTCAAAGATAAAAGATAGTTacaaaaatttcaattaaattagtccatttctaataataaaaccAAACCCAAATGCACGTTTATCCAATTAGATGTAGCTATATGCTTTTTACAACTGagttaattagaaaattttttcacttatgaaaaaagaaaatcatGGTCCAATAAGAATGCACATGACACACGGACACACGAGACATGTTTTTGTGAGTATCAAGGAGGAGGGAGATTGTTTAGGATGACGTTTGAAATGGGCCCACCTATGGTGTTGAAGAGGATGGTCCACTTGTTGCCATGTATTGGTCCAATTTATTGGTTTATTTAATGGCATGTGGTGTTACTGACCGGACGTGACCATCATGATCAACCAATCAATCCCCtatattccttcttcttctttgtagaCTTTGATTTGATTTTACGGGGAAAAAATTCCAGCTTGTCAATTAGGTCCACTTATAATTGCACTTGTATAATACACCACCTAAGTTTGTTTTTAATCAAAAAATTCTATCATGATTGTGACATCTTTCATCTAGTAAGGGGTAAAAATTTAGAAAAGTTTTTAAGCAGGTGAAAACTCAATTTAATGACTCTTaattatcaatttcacgtgaagtcgactacaTTTTAGTTTCTACCTTTTATGTAAGTcagtaaattttaattatatatattttttataattaaaattaacattaaaaattactaaaacatCACAATACTAATACATTTagaagtttttcaaaaatttatagtTGATTCTTATGATATTTAAAAaggttaaaaattatttaattttaaaaatataaaaataaataattattaaataattaaaatttattataaaaaataagttagacaAAAATTAGATACCGAATTATAGTTTctataaaatttatcaaatttataaaacATATGATAAAAAGCACAAACACATTGGCTTCAATTCTAACTACACATGCCACATTttaataatcataacaataataatgcacTATTATTCTCTTAATTCCTTGTATTTTGATTCCTAAAGTAAAAGCAATATAGCAGTATTAGTCTTTGGTCAAATATTCTCCAAAATTTGTGTGTGGATAATGGCAGCAGTGGGAACATGTTCAACACATCCATCGGTTTGGTTAATGTTAAGAAAAGATGTCTAGGACACAAGGGTATGCGAATCCATTGTATGGCCCATCCATGAATTCTTGTCGTcccactttttttttaatttgtttttaaagtattttattatatatcaatgcttttaaaaaaaagggggaaattaAATATGTATAGAGAAATTTGTTCATGATTGGACTATTTTCTTGATGGAAGAAAAGTATAGTGACATTTAACTATTAACTATTTGTGTTTTACAGTACTTGTTATATTAATTTCCTTTCAGTCAATGTTGCATGGAATTTTTATCCTTATCTAAATAGGTAGGCACTTTTTTAATTTGATGCCTATATATCCTAACAATTTAGAACCAAATGTATCTGAATTGtggaaaaaaaaattgacaattgATATTTGGATAGATATTGTTGGAGATATCTACAAATAGAAAATGCTTTCCATTTGGGGTACATAGATTGATTCTGTGACATATGTAATGTAACAATGTAAGGTTTCTGTAGGATATATAGTAAATGGTTTTTTCACACGTTAAGGTGATGTTGTTTTCACCCACTTGTATGTAGTGTTCTAGATATAACATAACAAGTACATTCTCCACTATCCTAGCTGTAAAGTATTTACATGGTGCTTTGAAAATGACCCAAGCCTGTGAAACCTTAAGACTCCATTCAGCTTCATCCAAACACACTTTTTTTGGTTTTGTATTTCAGAAACTTGCAGGGACTATGTTTCCCTACTTGTGTGTCATTTGGACAGATACTTTGTTATTCAGCAGAACCagtttcaattattttatttctcacttttaggtttaattaattaacttctaGAGATCTTTTTAGTTTGGCATAGTTTTTAATTAAGGActatagttttaaaatttttaatcaagTTTCTAGAGCAATTTTTTGTCACAGTTTTTTGTTGAATGGAATATATTTTTAGCTTAGACCTTAACCttatattaaaattagatataatagaaaaaaatataaaattatagaaagtTAAAATTTTCACTAACAATGTTAACATGTTTTTTTAGGACATATGTTAGCTAAATTTCTTTGAAAAAACTATAGGGACATTTAGTACAATTAAACTACTTTTTATGGGATTGGCTTTATTTATATTATAGCAAGTTgtgaattttgtattttttcatgTTCTGGAAAGTGGAGAGAAGTGGTTATCCTTGCATGCCTTTCCTCCATTTAGTGGATCATTGGATGAGACAAAtgatattcaaattcaaaaagaaaaagaaatgtgtGTAGGGTGATCTACATTGGGGGGAAAGTGCCACTCAGGTGTCTAAGAAAGCCTTAAAACATTATTAAGATATAGTGAGTTTCTTTTATAGGGCCCCACCTGCATAGTTCTAATTATAGGAGTCAATGGTCAAAATACATGTAGATACAGAATATTTGTAACTATTCAGGAATCTATATTTTCCTAAAGTTATGATATCAGATACACATTTTGTTAAAGTTACATGATCTATTGTGATCTGTAAAAAGATGATTTATATTGAAGTTGTTGACCAAGTATATTTTTATGACTTTCATGAATTTTTAGATATGTTAAGCTTTTGTTGGCTTATTatcaattaatttgttttttaattttctagTAAGACTGAACAGTATTATTCTATTTGCCTCCAattatatatagttttaaaaatcaAGCAAATACAAATACCATATTTAAAAACTTTTACATTATTAAGCACCAGCAATTAAACTCTATTTGAATACAAGTTTGAATGTGTTGTTGTTAATCTGAATTTGATTGATGTTATATGCAGTTAAAGGACATGGCACTGAAGTTTTCAGGTGCATACAAGCAGTGCAAGCCATGCACAGGGTCAAGTACCTACAAGAAAGGACAGAGACCTTATCCTGATTTTGACACCATCTCAGAAGGGGTTCCATACCCTTACATGGGAGGTGCAAGCACAAGTTCAACCCCTGCTTGGGACTTCACTAGCTCCAATCATCCTGGTAGAACTGACCCAAGATTCATGAGATCATTTGGTGGAGACCAGACCCCTAGAGCTCGCGATTCGGCCTCAGTTTGTGATGTGGTGTTGGAGGATGAGGGTGAAGCCAAGGAGTGGATGGCACAAGTGGAGCCAGGGGTTCACATCACCTTTGTTTCTCTTCCTAATGGTGGAAATGACCTCAAAAGAATTCGCTTCAGGTTTCTTAAACACTCCATTATCCTTGTTAATTACATGTTTAGTGTATACAAGATTATCAAACTCTCAAATTAACTCTAAATTTACAAGCATGCTAGTTGAGTGTTGTTTCTTGGGACTCAAGCAACCTTAAAAAAAGTGCCAATCTTCAAGTTTCATACTTGTACACTAAATATGGGGATTTAGTTCTTCAAAtctaatcatttttttttttgaatttgaagcCGGGAGATGTTCAATAAATGGCAAGCACAAAAATGGTGGGGGGAGAATTATGACAGAATCATGGAACTTTACAACGTTCAACGATTCAATCGACAATCTCTTAACACTCCTCCAAGATCCGAGGATGAGGTATGAAAGTACTATATAACAAGGTGAAAACTCAAGTACagttaacttcatgtgaagttgatagctgagagcaCCTGTCAACTCATTTAACAACTCTTATCTATCAACTTTATATGAAGTTAACTGCATCTGAGTTTTCACTAACACGTAACAAACACAAATTGAATTCAAGATTTATAATATGTTTGCATTGTTGCCATTGAACAGCCAAGGGATTCTACATACTCAAGATTGACATCAGCGCGAGAAAGTCCTATGACCTCATCTTTAAACAGAGATTGGACAACACCAAGGCATCACTATAAAcacttggaacaaggtggttCCGGCCACCAGTTCCATGCAGCAGGGTCATCCATGGAAGCATCAAGGACTACAACCTCTTCTAGAGACGAGCCTTCAGTGAGCAATGCCAGCGAGATGGAGACAGAGTGGGTAGAGCAGGATGAGCCTGGAGTTTACATCACAATCAGGCAGTTAGCCGATGGAACAAGGGAGCTTCGACGCGTGAGATTCAGGTAACATTAGTGCATATCAAGAACATGATCTAGAAAACTAACATGATTCTTGTTTTATTTGAATTGACACTTGATGAACTAACTATTTCTGCAGCCGGGAAAGATTTGGGGAGGTAAATGCAAAGACATGGTGGGAGGAGAACAGAGATAGAATACAAGCTCAATACCTTTGAAGACATGAAAATTAAGGATGTCCTAAACAAAGATGGAATCCCCAATTTTGATTGGTAGTGATTATTGTAATGCAGCTTGTTACTTTtggattcttttggagttaaGAGAGTCCTATACACAAAAACTAGTTAGTCCCTTCACACCATTGGTGATAGTCTCTGGCATATTGTTAAGATTGACACTGTCTTATTATACAGTGCCAAATTCTGAATTTGTTTTTGTGATCCCTATTTTTCCCAAAAGTTCAATCACCATGGGATTTGGAGGtctaatattttctttcattatattatatatataatatatatatatacatatctatatttgttttttaattctCTCCCTTTAATCTTGGTTTCTTACACTTTTCCTTTTGTCATTATAGTTGCTgttaattatcatttatttaaTCACAATATAGTTCAAATCTTATGTTGACAAATTGTTTACATACATATCAACCAATCATGTAAGTTTCATGCATCTAACtttaattctaaaacctaaaactaatacttcaaagttcaaacaattcaatcgaaataataaaaacaCTTAAATTTATGCAGAACTAAAACTAAATCATTAAGCTTTAGCCTTTACTTTTAGAAACTAAAACGAAATCGCTATATATGTTGGTATTAGTGACTTAATAGAGTTTCTCTACCCACTAAGCGAcctttttaatagaataatactAATTAATCTGTGAGGACATTTTCAATGATTAAACCGTAATTGTACGATTTTAACATCTTTAAtagttttgtttatgaaaagatAATAGCAGCTATATAATTAATgagttaaaataagaaaatactcaCGTGTTAAAAGAGTATGGAGAGGATGTTATGGCTAATAAATAGAAAGTAAAAAATTGCTACTCACTTTATTTCCATTAACttttacataaatatattaaactaTCATGTAAGAATgttactaatataataaaaaaggaaaTTATCATCAGATGAGAGTGCAAAGTATTCACttctcataaataaatataaatggtATGTATACCAAAATCactactaatatatttgtgtatgaaaatatatgttatttaatttatttttaattatattaatagctggttttagtgattaattttaatatatatttagcatgactaaataaaacagaaagagtacataaagagtacgcaaaaataataaaattgtaaaagaataatgaatgaaaagaaaagataaaaaaattttattgattgttgattgattgaaaattatAAACTATGAAGataaaactaagtatatatagagtattgatctatgaaagataaaaataaataaagataagataaatataaagataagataagataaagataagataagataaagaataaaattataattgactgaatttgtgtattctgttggaCTGAATTTGTGGACCGTGAGatgtctttattgttgtcatggactaaggtggaagagtggtttaatacgCCCCACAAGCTAGAGGATGAAAGATGTCGATAAACTAAGCCTATTCAGATTAAGATGGAAGGGTTGGGAAGACAAAGACTTGGTGACAGATTAAGATGGAAGGGTTGGGAAGACAAAGACTTGGTGAAGATGTCAGCTAATTGCTCAGAAGAGGAAATTGGGAGAAGTTTAATCAGTCCAACTTTTTGTCGAACCAAGTGATAATCAATCTCTAAATGTTTGGTTCGTTCATGAAAAACTGAGTTAGCAGCAATACGAAGAGTACtctgattatcacaatataaacTGGTGGGCGGATAGAAAAGATGCGCAAAAATTGTAACAGGTttagtatccattgaagtttacaAGTTGTGTTAACTAATGCACGATATTATGCTTCCGTGGATGAGCGGGTAACAGTGGTTTATTTCTTGATCTTTCAAGAGACTAAAGAACTACCTAGCAAGAAACAATAACTTGTTAAAGATGGTCGAGTGTCAGGACATCCGGCCCAATCAGAAGCTGAATTTCTGATTCTCTTGAAAAAAGTCTATCAGGACTAATTTTCAGATATTGTAACACATGCTTAACAGCTTGAAGATGAGATTTAGCAGGAGATGTCatgaattgacttaattgttgagtggCATACATGATGTTCGGTCGAATAGTGGTGAGATAGATAAGACGGCCAACCAAACGGCGATATACAAAAGGTTCAGATAGCAGGGACTTTTGTCTTGATATAGTCTTTGGTACTATCCATTGGAACAGAGGCAGATATAGCACCTAATAAACCAGAATCCTCCAAAAGTTCAAGACAATATTTTCTCTGACGCAAATTCCCTTTAATGATTGAGCAACCtcaatattcaaaaaatattttaatgggtCTACGTCTTTAATTCGAAAGTGTTGGTGACTAAACTAAGGGTTCGATAAAAATCGATTCACTACACATTCTATAAATTTTATCCAATTCTCACCCACCACACCTTCGAATATATAGCATTTTCCAAGAAATTGACATGATCCTCGACGAGGTGCAGGATCACACAAATGAGCGTATGACTCATCACTTTAGTAATTACCTAATGGAGAAATTTTTCACATCAAGAAAgttctgataccataataaaacGGAAAGAGTACAAAAAGAAAGAGTacgcaaaaataataaaattgtgaaagactaatgaaagaaaagataaaattttattgattgttgattgattgaaaattatAAACTATGAAGATAAAATTAGGTATATATAGAGCATTTGTCTATGAAAGGTAAAGATAAGGtaaaataaagactaaaattataattgaatttatgtattctgtgaAGCTGAATTTGTAGGCCATAAAATGTCTTTACTATTGTCATGAACTAAGATAGAAGAATAGTTTAATATGACTCATAAATATTAGATCCTAATAAATCTTATAGTATAAAACTTGCATATTAACATactttattttactaattttccattaaataaagcaaatatcATTCAAATTTGATTGATTTTTTCAATTCAAACCTTAATATTTGCAATTATTCGATTTCGGAGAGTAAATGGATACTTtcgtgtttttcaaaaattggatTACACACACTTCaccatattaataaaaaaaatttaagaagatcCATTTCATTCACTTTGCAATTGTTAGTTGTGTTAGTTATGGTCCTCCCAAATAAAGATGCAAGTTACATTTTATGTGTGCATTTATGATTGGTCAATatgttcttttaaaatttttatattgaccccatttaattttcttattatttttactaCATTTTTTCACTAACGTCAACCCAATATACCCCACGCCGCCCCTCCCTTTCTTTTCTTGAGTTCttcgatttttttaattaaaattattaaaatataaataattctaCCCATTCAAATCTTTTTATTAATCAAGCTAATCAAATTGAtctaacataacaaaaattaattatgattaatattattccaaattttattatttaacttgatTGTACTTGATTCATAAAAACTTAGATGTATAACATTAATCTTATCTTTCTAAATACAAGggaaaataagatctgaactaCAAAAGCCAAAATGCCACCAAGGATGCTGCTGGTGTTTTCGGCGATGATTTCAAACTCATCAGCTTCCTGAAGGGCCAAGCCTCTCAAGTGTCAAGTATCAACAAAAGTGGTTTTAAAATATGAATATTACTTTATTAATGAAAATTTGCCTCCTTTTTAAAGTTTTGGACCATGGAAATATCGACTTAAAAAATAGTTTCTGCTAGTTATATATGTATGTCCAATGTGTTGCTATTTATTGACTGTTTGTTACTTCTTAACAAAATTATACAAGCATATCATCACTTAAAAGTGTGTTCGTAAGAAGTATAGAATGCAACAAGTAAAAACGGTGGTTAGTCATCAAAAATATTCTTTGCACTAAAACTGTGTTGTAGCTAGAATGACGAGAAGATTTTCGTAACCGTaatcattttcaaaatataattttagtttaataaCCACATCACGCACACAAAATTAAAGTGGAGTTCCACTATTTACATAAGGAAAGAAAagcattttatttatatatataaaaaaacatcAGCACAACTGTATATGTCCCAACAACTCAGAAATATCAAACCATTATTAAAAACAGACACAAGCAAGACTAGTTTTGTAGATTAGACTCGACTCAACAGATAAGTCGAAAGACCCACAAATGTGATACTAGAAACAGTCACAGTATTGACTATCATAGAATTCTCCCACGGTAACAGTAACGGTAACGCAATCCTCATCCAGCAACCTTCCGACTGAAAGTTCTTCCGGTGGGGATCGGCTGTGCAGCTCTCAGCATGAAGTTTCCAGATTCAGAAATCCAATTAACTCCAGCCTTCATTGGAGGAGGGCGGGGTTGTCCTCTTCGAGTACCACTACCAACATTCATATTGGTCAACCTATCCGCTGTTTCAGAAATTGCCTTCGCATTCCTCCCCTTGTTCATAGCAGCTGCCAACACCAACATGAACTTCTCATATATAGAGCACCACATGAATAGATCACAAGAAGAtagtatttattgattttaaggCAGAATGGAATTGAGGAGAAGTAACAAGGAATACTGGGGGAGTTGATTTACTTGTTCACACCAAATACATGCGTAAATTAATATATGGAATCATCCCAACAAATGATTCCAGTTACGAAATATCCAATACAACAATTAAGGCCAAAAATCTTACTTGGGCTATCCTTTCCAGGCTGTCGATATTTTGATTGTTTAACAGTATTCATGGACTTCTCATTCTTACTTCCATTCTGCAGAAAAAACACACAATGTTTACATCACATTGGAGACTGATGAGTAACTAATCACTAATCAGTGCATCAAAAAGCATATTACTAATGTAGAGCTACTCCACTAATATGAAGAACGATTTTGATTTGAGATAAGAGCTACTCTAGTATTTGACCGAATTCAAATGATTAGCAGATTAAGATTTTCTTGATGCCACAGTAAAAAGAAACAGAGAGCTGAGATGGGTGGCAAGATCAAGACAACTAACCTGATTCACCATATCCAGCTTACGTTGCACACCTGTAATATTAAATGAAAATTCTTCAGCGCACAGCAtgaaatcaattattaaaatactGGTACACCCAAAAGAGTAAAACCCGTCATATTCCTCAGAATTTCCATCAATGGCATATATaatacttaaatatattttcGGGTCAGACTGGTGTTTTGAAAACCAACAGCTTAAAGGCACCTGTGGAAGAAGTATGGAGAAGTTTCAAGTCTCCAATCTAATGCCTTACCCATTCATCCACTCATTAGAAAAAACCAAAGAACT
Coding sequences within it:
- the LOC112800103 gene encoding protein BREVIS RADIX-like; translated protein: MFTCIACTKQTAEEREEESREGGTPSTKEAVKSLTTQLKDMALKFSGAYKQCKPCTGSSTYKKGQRPYPDFDTISEGVPYPYMGGASTSSTPAWDFTSSNHPGRTDPRFMRSFGGDQTPRARDSASVCDVVLEDEGEAKEWMAQVEPGVHITFVSLPNGGNDLKRIRFSREMFNKWQAQKWWGENYDRIMELYNVQRFNRQSLNTPPRSEDEPRDSTYSRLTSARESPMTSSLNRDWTTPRHHYKHLEQGGSGHQFHAAGSSMEASRTTTSSRDEPSVSNASEMETEWVEQDEPGVYITIRQLADGTRELRRVRFSRERFGEVNAKTWWEENRDRIQAQYL